Proteins encoded together in one Pantoea sp. CCBC3-3-1 window:
- a CDS encoding ABC transporter ATP-binding protein yields the protein MITFDRVSKYFSHKAAVSELTLHIAKGEFTVLIGTSGSGKSTTLKMINRLIPHDEGSIQVAGEDIRRINPQTLRRRMGYAIQSTGLFPHWTVEKNIATVPNLLKWPPQQIRQRVSELLALLHLDESLRQRYPHQLSGGQQQRVGVARALAADPEILLMDEPFGALDPVTRAALQQEITRIHQISGRTIVLVTHDVDEALTLADRLVLMDQGKIVQQGTPLQLLTQPASEFVRDFFGRSELGIRLLSLDNAGSAARRGEWLQEEAIVETTTLREALSQFIARRTDRLAVIDVKHQPLGVLHFADLIRPRRD from the coding sequence TCAGTGAACTGACGCTGCATATCGCCAAAGGCGAGTTTACGGTGCTGATTGGCACTTCCGGCTCGGGCAAATCCACCACGCTGAAAATGATCAACCGGCTGATTCCCCATGACGAAGGCTCTATTCAGGTGGCGGGAGAGGATATTCGCCGGATCAATCCTCAGACGCTGCGCCGCCGGATGGGCTATGCCATTCAGTCGACGGGCCTGTTTCCTCACTGGACGGTAGAGAAAAATATCGCCACGGTGCCAAATCTGCTGAAATGGCCGCCGCAACAGATTCGGCAGCGCGTCAGTGAACTGCTGGCGCTGCTGCATCTGGATGAATCGCTACGTCAGCGTTATCCGCATCAGCTTTCTGGCGGTCAGCAGCAGCGTGTTGGCGTGGCGCGGGCGCTGGCAGCCGATCCCGAAATACTGCTGATGGACGAACCTTTTGGCGCGCTGGATCCGGTTACGCGTGCGGCATTACAGCAGGAAATTACGCGTATTCACCAGATCTCTGGCCGAACGATTGTACTGGTGACGCACGACGTTGACGAGGCGCTGACGCTGGCCGATCGGCTGGTGTTAATGGATCAGGGGAAAATCGTGCAGCAGGGCACGCCGCTACAGCTGCTGACGCAGCCAGCCAGTGAGTTTGTGCGGGATTTCTTCGGGCGCAGCGAGCTGGGCATCCGGCTTTTATCGCTTGATAACGCGGGTTCAGCGGCGCGGCGCGGCGAATGGCTTCAGGAGGAGGCGATTGTCGAAACCACCACGCTACGTGAAGCACTGTCACAGTTTATTGCGCGGCGAACCGATCGTCTGGCGGTGATAGATGTTAAACACCAGCCGCTTGGCGTCTTGCATTTTGCCGATCTTATCCGGCCACGGAGAGACTAA
- a CDS encoding ABC transporter permease: MRLLRDPLIWLILFFIAFVTLLPLSGPLFASGFPELERPVYQQDSFWQLTLAHIELVALSGTIAVVAGMGCGIAVTRPAGKAFRSTVETLVAAGQTFPPVAVLAVAVPLIGFGKEPAVIALVLYGLLPILQGTLAGITAVPASVREIAEGAGMTPWQVLLRVELPLAAPVIIAGIRTSTIVNIGTAAIASTVGAKTLGSPVIIGLSGFNTAWIIQGACLMALLAVITDRLFERLLRQFRNE, from the coding sequence ATGCGGTTATTACGCGATCCTCTAATATGGCTGATCCTGTTTTTTATCGCTTTTGTGACGCTGTTGCCGCTGAGCGGCCCGCTTTTTGCCAGTGGGTTTCCCGAGCTGGAAAGGCCGGTCTATCAGCAGGACAGTTTTTGGCAGCTAACGCTGGCGCATATTGAACTGGTGGCGCTTTCCGGCACGATTGCCGTTGTGGCAGGGATGGGATGCGGAATAGCGGTGACGCGGCCAGCGGGGAAAGCCTTTCGATCCACGGTAGAAACGCTGGTCGCGGCGGGACAGACGTTTCCACCGGTTGCGGTGCTTGCTGTCGCCGTTCCACTTATCGGATTTGGTAAAGAGCCGGCGGTGATTGCGCTGGTGCTTTATGGGCTGTTGCCGATCCTCCAGGGCACTCTCGCCGGGATAACCGCCGTTCCGGCCAGCGTCCGTGAGATCGCAGAAGGCGCTGGAATGACACCCTGGCAGGTGTTATTGAGGGTGGAATTGCCGCTGGCCGCACCGGTGATTATTGCTGGCATTCGCACCTCAACAATCGTGAATATCGGCACGGCGGCAATAGCCTCAACGGTGGGCGCGAAAACGCTTGGCTCACCGGTGATTATTGGCCTGAGCGGGTTTAACACCGCCTGGATTATACAGGGAGCTTGCCTGATGGCGCTGCTGGCGGTGATTACCGATCGCCTGTTTGAGCGCCTGTTAAGGCAGTTCAGGAACGAATAA
- a CDS encoding protein YohO encodes MNWQKIGVVCIFLMMALGGIGGVMLTGYTILIRS; translated from the coding sequence ATGAACTGGCAAAAAATTGGGGTGGTCTGCATCTTTCTGATGATGGCGCTGGGCGGTATTGGCGGCGTGATGTTAACCGGATACACCATCCTTATTCGTTCCTGA
- a CDS encoding MerR family transcriptional regulator yields the protein MTLYSIGDVAERCRINPVTLRAWQRRYGLLKPARTEGGHRQFDDEDIQRIEEIKRWIESGVPVGKVKALLEGENVNIHDGWVTLQEEMMTVLRHVKPSKLRAKVASTGREHPADALIDHVFIPIRQRLGLDQNTARAMCSLLDGILIDYVAFCLTGSRKKAGKDALIIGWGTDDRTRIWLEAWRLSQQGWRMDVLAEPLELPRPELFPGQQLFIFTGKPLTRRQQEQMSHWQEQGFLVTHLS from the coding sequence ATGACATTATACAGTATTGGTGATGTTGCTGAACGATGCAGGATTAATCCGGTCACGCTTCGGGCATGGCAGCGTCGCTACGGCTTGCTGAAACCCGCGCGTACCGAAGGCGGACATCGTCAGTTCGACGATGAGGACATTCAGCGCATTGAAGAGATTAAGCGCTGGATTGAAAGCGGCGTTCCTGTAGGGAAAGTAAAAGCGCTGCTGGAAGGCGAAAACGTCAATATTCATGATGGCTGGGTAACGCTTCAGGAAGAGATGATGACGGTTTTGCGCCACGTAAAACCCTCCAAACTCCGGGCGAAGGTGGCTTCCACCGGGCGGGAGCATCCCGCCGATGCGCTTATCGATCACGTATTTATTCCGATCAGACAGCGGTTGGGCCTGGATCAGAACACGGCAAGAGCGATGTGTAGCCTGCTGGACGGCATCCTGATTGATTATGTCGCCTTCTGTCTGACCGGCAGCAGAAAAAAAGCCGGTAAAGACGCGCTGATTATTGGCTGGGGAACAGATGACCGCACCCGAATCTGGCTGGAAGCCTGGCGGCTGTCGCAGCAGGGATGGCGTATGGACGTGCTGGCCGAACCGCTGGAGCTGCCTCGCCCTGAACTGTTTCCCGGACAGCAGCTGTTTATCTTTACCGGTAAACCGCTGACTCGCCGCCAGCAGGAACAGATGTCGCACTGGCAGGAGCAGGGGTTTTTAGTCACGCACCTGAGCTGA
- a CDS encoding GNAT family N-acetyltransferase produces the protein MNNIDYLLLNAEQADSVRDELFHVLSGCVATGASIGFISTDPEPMIAFWQGVISSLAAGEKKLLVARQQGKVVATVIVVLGMMPNGSHRAEIAKLLVHPSARRQGIARALLERAEDLARQADRSLLVLDTRSGDVAEQLYLAQGWQISGQIPAYALSTEGVLDATTVMYKFLTPGE, from the coding sequence ATGAACAACATTGACTATCTATTACTAAATGCTGAGCAGGCTGATTCAGTGCGCGACGAGCTCTTTCATGTCCTGAGCGGCTGTGTCGCTACAGGAGCAAGTATAGGCTTTATCAGCACCGATCCTGAACCCATGATCGCATTCTGGCAAGGCGTAATAAGCAGTCTGGCAGCAGGCGAAAAAAAGCTGCTGGTGGCGCGCCAGCAGGGAAAAGTTGTGGCGACGGTGATTGTGGTGCTGGGCATGATGCCGAACGGCAGCCATCGCGCCGAAATCGCCAAGCTGCTGGTGCATCCTTCCGCCAGGCGACAGGGCATTGCGCGTGCGCTGCTGGAGCGAGCTGAAGATCTTGCTCGCCAGGCAGACCGCTCGCTGCTGGTGCTTGATACCCGTTCCGGTGACGTCGCTGAACAGCTCTACCTGGCGCAGGGTTGGCAAATCAGCGGGCAGATCCCGGCTTATGCGTTATCGACGGAGGGCGTACTGGATGCCACCACGGTGATGTACAAGTTTTTAACGCCAGGCGAATAG
- a CDS encoding DUF3750 domain-containing protein — protein sequence MFYLKVISISFICVLLLSFAQSYVKATHSGVVLTGQNWSTARRDSAGLAPDALHYKDTAIVQVYAAPTFGWRGLLAVHPWIIFKKAGETRYHRYEVVSWGSSNVIRQNYALPDGFWFGAKPGLLVEHRGAAAEAMIPHIEAAIASYPWPHTYRVWPGPNSNTFLAHIGREVPALKLDLPANAIGKDFRPLSHPIGLPPSGKGLQVSLLGALGFTIGAQEGVEINILAFNLGVDVRSPALRLPFIGRLGMAKASDVSG from the coding sequence ATGTTCTATCTCAAAGTCATCAGTATCAGCTTTATCTGCGTGCTGCTGCTCTCTTTCGCACAGAGCTATGTTAAAGCCACCCACAGCGGCGTGGTGTTAACCGGTCAGAACTGGTCAACGGCTCGTCGGGATTCCGCCGGGCTGGCACCCGATGCACTGCACTATAAAGACACCGCGATTGTGCAGGTTTATGCGGCACCCACTTTTGGCTGGCGTGGTCTGCTCGCCGTCCATCCGTGGATTATTTTTAAGAAAGCGGGCGAGACGCGATATCACCGTTATGAGGTGGTCAGCTGGGGAAGCAGCAATGTGATACGCCAGAACTATGCGCTGCCGGATGGTTTTTGGTTCGGCGCTAAACCGGGTCTGCTGGTGGAACACCGTGGCGCGGCGGCGGAAGCGATGATCCCGCATATTGAAGCCGCTATTGCCAGCTATCCCTGGCCACACACTTATCGCGTCTGGCCAGGCCCTAACAGCAACACCTTTTTAGCGCATATCGGCAGAGAAGTGCCCGCGCTGAAGCTGGATCTTCCGGCGAATGCCATTGGCAAGGACTTCCGCCCGCTAAGCCATCCGATTGGCCTGCCGCCTTCCGGTAAAGGTTTGCAGGTTTCCCTGCTGGGCGCGCTGGGCTTTACGATTGGCGCGCAGGAAGGTGTTGAAATCAACATTCTGGCCTTTAACCTGGGCGTGGATGTCCGCTCTCCGGCGCTGCGCTTGCCTTTTATTGGCCGTCTGGGCATGGCGAAAGCCAGCGACGTCAGCGGTTGA
- the dinG gene encoding ATP-dependent DNA helicase DinG, with protein MALNAALKAQIAGWYKALQQQIPDFIPRAPQRQMIAEVAKTLAGDDGRHLAIEAPTGVGKTLSYLIPGIAVSRAEEKPLVVSTANVALQDQIFSKDLPLLKKIIPDLQFTAAFGRGRYVCPRNLSALATDEEKQGDLLLFLDDRMTASKDERELCTSLEKNLNRHQWDGLRDHCEETIDDSLWQRLSTDKANCLGSNCHWFRECPFYVARREIENADVVVANHALVMAALETESVLPPPKNLLLVLDEGHHLPDVARDALEMSGDITPAWSTLQLDLFCRLVEQCMAQFRPKRPPNLSNPERLKAHCEEVREQLQQLSQILNQLLPADPQEAEYRFEMGRLPEEVMTICARLFKLSDGLRGLAEALMNDLSEKTGQFDVVRLHRTLLQMNRALGWFEASTKLWRLSAMEQASGAPVSKWVTRELREGNPHLLFHCAGIRVSDQLEKLLWRKIPHVVLTSATLRSLNSFQRLQEMAGLSEKVGDRFVALDSPFNHVTQGKLIIPQMRYEPMLANEVAHLAEMAHFFRQQIKEGAHKGILVLFASGRAMQQFIAYLPELRLMMLVQGDKPRPALVALHRKKVQQGETSVLVGLQSFAEGLDLKGDLLSQVHIHKIAFPPVDSPVILTEGEWLKSLKRYPFEVQSLPSASFNLIQQVGRLIRSHECFGEIIIYDGRLLSKSYGARLLGALPVFPIEQPAMPAGELPKASPLLKTKKAVRRRR; from the coding sequence ATGGCGTTAAATGCCGCGTTAAAAGCGCAAATCGCTGGGTGGTACAAAGCCCTTCAGCAGCAAATTCCCGATTTTATTCCCCGCGCGCCGCAGCGGCAGATGATTGCCGAAGTGGCAAAAACGCTGGCCGGCGACGATGGCCGTCATCTGGCGATTGAAGCGCCCACGGGCGTCGGGAAAACGCTTTCCTATCTGATTCCGGGAATTGCTGTGAGCCGTGCGGAGGAGAAGCCGCTGGTGGTCAGTACCGCAAACGTGGCGTTGCAGGATCAAATCTTCAGCAAAGATCTACCGCTGCTGAAAAAGATCATCCCCGATCTGCAATTCACCGCGGCCTTTGGGCGCGGGCGCTATGTTTGTCCCCGGAATCTCTCCGCGCTGGCGACCGATGAAGAGAAGCAGGGCGATTTGCTGCTGTTTCTTGACGATCGTATGACCGCCAGCAAAGACGAGCGCGAGCTTTGCACGTCGCTTGAAAAAAACCTCAATCGTCATCAGTGGGACGGTCTGCGCGACCACTGTGAAGAGACCATTGATGATTCGCTCTGGCAGCGCCTGAGTACCGATAAAGCCAACTGTCTTGGCAGCAACTGCCACTGGTTCCGGGAATGCCCGTTTTATGTAGCACGCCGGGAAATTGAAAATGCCGATGTGGTAGTGGCGAACCATGCGCTGGTGATGGCGGCGCTGGAAACGGAGTCGGTACTGCCGCCGCCGAAGAATCTGTTGCTGGTGCTGGATGAAGGCCATCATCTGCCGGATGTTGCTCGTGATGCGCTGGAGATGAGCGGCGACATTACGCCCGCCTGGAGCACGCTTCAGCTTGACCTGTTCTGCCGCCTGGTTGAACAGTGTATGGCGCAGTTCCGTCCTAAAAGGCCGCCGAATCTCAGTAATCCTGAGCGGCTGAAGGCACATTGTGAAGAGGTGCGCGAGCAGCTTCAGCAGCTGTCGCAGATCCTCAACCAGCTCCTGCCGGCAGATCCGCAGGAAGCGGAATACCGTTTTGAAATGGGGCGGCTGCCGGAAGAGGTGATGACGATTTGTGCGCGGCTGTTTAAGCTTAGTGACGGGCTGCGCGGACTGGCTGAAGCGTTGATGAACGATTTGAGCGAAAAGACCGGGCAGTTTGACGTGGTGCGCCTGCACCGCACGCTGCTGCAAATGAACCGCGCGCTTGGCTGGTTTGAAGCCAGCACCAAGCTGTGGCGGCTTTCGGCAATGGAACAGGCTTCCGGCGCGCCGGTATCGAAGTGGGTGACCCGAGAGCTGCGCGAAGGCAATCCGCATCTGCTGTTCCACTGTGCCGGGATCCGCGTTAGCGACCAGCTGGAAAAACTGCTGTGGCGCAAAATTCCCCATGTGGTGCTGACCTCGGCGACGCTGCGCTCGCTGAACAGCTTTCAGCGCCTACAGGAAATGGCTGGCCTGAGTGAAAAAGTGGGCGACCGTTTCGTCGCGCTGGATTCGCCGTTTAACCACGTCACCCAGGGCAAGCTGATTATTCCTCAGATGCGCTATGAGCCGATGCTGGCTAATGAAGTCGCGCATCTGGCTGAAATGGCGCATTTTTTCCGCCAGCAGATCAAAGAGGGCGCACACAAAGGCATTCTGGTGCTGTTTGCCAGCGGCCGGGCAATGCAGCAATTTATTGCTTATCTGCCCGAGCTGCGGCTGATGATGCTGGTACAGGGTGACAAACCGCGTCCGGCGCTGGTGGCGCTGCATCGTAAAAAAGTGCAGCAGGGTGAAACCAGCGTGCTGGTCGGTTTGCAGTCGTTTGCCGAGGGGCTGGATCTGAAAGGCGATCTGCTTTCGCAGGTGCATATTCATAAAATTGCTTTCCCCCCGGTGGACAGTCCGGTTATTTTGACCGAGGGCGAATGGCTGAAAAGCCTGAAGCGTTATCCGTTTGAAGTCCAAAGCCTGCCAAGCGCCTCTTTTAACTTAATTCAGCAGGTTGGCCGACTGATTCGCAGTCATGAATGTTTTGGCGAAATCATCATTTACGACGGACGCCTGTTGAGCAAAAGCTATGGTGCGCGTCTGCTGGGCGCGCTGCCGGTATTTCCGATTGAACAACCGGCTATGCCCGCAGGGGAACTGCCCAAGGCCAGCCCGCTGCTGAAAACGAAAAAAGCCGTGCGCCGTCGTCGCTAA
- the ybiB gene encoding DNA-binding protein YbiB, which produces MEYTKIIKEVGRGKNHARDLDFTTACDLYRQMLDGAVPELEMGGILIALRIKGEGEEEMLGFYQAMQERVITLTPPASLPMPIVIPSYNGARKQGNLTPLLALLLSALGFPVVVHGVSDDPTRVTSEAVFAGLGITASSGAEQAQQRLEQGKLVFMSVASLCPPLAEQLSLRWRMGVRNSAHTLAKLVTPFGEDAALRLSSVSHPEYIARVGKFFQAIGGRALLLNGTEGEVYANPQRCPAISLIAGEQPEVLLPRQEESGIARDALPEAKDAQTTADWIKRCLNREVPVPQSLRQQIACCYVATGRASDVESALEQIAKAGY; this is translated from the coding sequence ATGGAATACACAAAAATTATCAAAGAAGTCGGGCGTGGAAAAAATCATGCCCGCGATCTCGATTTCACTACCGCCTGCGATCTTTACCGGCAGATGCTGGACGGTGCGGTGCCCGAGCTGGAAATGGGCGGCATCCTGATTGCGCTGCGTATCAAGGGAGAAGGCGAGGAGGAGATGCTCGGTTTTTATCAGGCGATGCAGGAACGCGTAATCACCTTAACGCCGCCGGCCAGTTTACCGATGCCGATTGTTATTCCCAGCTATAACGGCGCCCGTAAACAGGGCAACCTGACGCCGCTGCTGGCGTTGCTGCTTTCCGCGTTAGGCTTTCCGGTGGTGGTGCATGGCGTCAGCGATGACCCGACGCGTGTCACCAGCGAAGCGGTGTTCGCCGGGCTGGGCATCACGGCGAGTAGTGGTGCAGAGCAGGCGCAGCAGCGTCTGGAGCAGGGAAAGCTGGTGTTTATGTCGGTTGCCTCGCTTTGTCCGCCGCTGGCTGAACAGCTCTCGCTGCGCTGGCGGATGGGCGTACGGAACAGTGCTCATACGCTGGCTAAGCTGGTGACGCCGTTTGGCGAAGACGCTGCGCTGCGTCTCTCCAGCGTCTCGCACCCGGAATATATTGCGCGAGTCGGAAAATTTTTTCAGGCGATTGGCGGCCGGGCATTGCTGCTGAACGGCACCGAAGGCGAAGTCTATGCTAATCCGCAGCGCTGCCCGGCAATCAGCCTGATTGCTGGCGAGCAGCCAGAAGTGCTGCTGCCCCGTCAGGAAGAGAGCGGCATCGCGCGTGATGCATTACCCGAAGCCAAAGATGCACAGACCACCGCTGACTGGATCAAGCGCTGCCTGAACCGTGAAGTCCCGGTGCCACAGTCGCTGCGCCAGCAGATCGCCTGCTGCTACGTTGCTACAGGCCGTGCAAGCGATGTGGAAAGCGCGCTGGAACAGATTGCTAAAGCGGGTTACTAA
- a CDS encoding M20 aminoacylase family protein, which translates to MIPVSLIEEATQWRRQFHAWPELGYYEHQTSRQVAEQLRAFGLQVHTGLAGTGVVGTLENGPGPVIGFRADMDALPITELGDAAWRSAQPGVMHACGHDGHTAMLLAAAKHLSATRNFSGTLHFVFQPAEENLGGARKMVEDGLFTLFPMDAIYGLHNWPGLPVGHLAVNSGAMMASLDAFEIILRGKSCHAAMPENGADPIVAAAQLILALQTIPARRLSPLASAVVSITQINGGEAINVIPENVVLRGTLRCLQSDVRVNVRKMIDEFVTTFTSPMGIEGTIQYLTDYPVTRNHQAEAQNVRDCALSLLPPERVHWEINPSMASEDFACMLEVCPGAYFWLGADGATPSAPLHNARYDFNDALIGEGIAIWTRLAEKLLPLR; encoded by the coding sequence ATGATCCCCGTTTCGCTGATTGAAGAAGCCACCCAGTGGCGCAGGCAGTTTCACGCATGGCCGGAACTGGGCTATTACGAACATCAAACTTCACGTCAGGTGGCGGAACAGCTGCGAGCATTTGGGCTCCAGGTACACACCGGACTCGCCGGAACCGGCGTGGTTGGCACGCTGGAAAATGGCCCGGGTCCGGTTATCGGCTTTCGTGCCGATATGGATGCGCTGCCCATCACCGAACTGGGCGATGCGGCCTGGCGCTCCGCTCAGCCTGGCGTGATGCATGCCTGCGGCCATGACGGCCACACCGCCATGCTGCTGGCAGCGGCCAAACATCTTAGCGCCACGCGTAATTTCAGCGGCACGCTGCATTTTGTGTTCCAGCCTGCGGAAGAGAACCTGGGTGGCGCACGTAAAATGGTTGAAGACGGTCTGTTTACGCTGTTTCCTATGGACGCCATCTACGGCCTGCACAACTGGCCCGGACTGCCGGTTGGGCATCTGGCGGTCAACAGCGGTGCAATGATGGCCTCGCTGGATGCGTTCGAAATCATCCTGCGCGGCAAAAGCTGCCATGCCGCGATGCCGGAAAATGGCGCGGACCCGATCGTTGCCGCTGCGCAACTGATTCTGGCGCTGCAAACCATTCCTGCCCGCCGACTTTCTCCGCTCGCCTCGGCGGTGGTCAGCATCACTCAAATCAACGGCGGCGAAGCGATTAACGTTATCCCGGAAAACGTTGTGCTGCGCGGCACGCTGCGCTGTTTGCAGAGCGATGTCCGGGTCAACGTGCGTAAGATGATTGATGAGTTCGTGACGACCTTTACCTCACCGATGGGCATTGAAGGCACTATTCAGTATCTTACTGATTACCCGGTCACCCGTAATCATCAGGCGGAAGCACAAAACGTGCGGGACTGCGCGTTGTCGCTGCTGCCGCCGGAGCGCGTGCACTGGGAAATTAACCCGTCGATGGCTTCAGAAGATTTTGCCTGCATGCTGGAAGTTTGCCCGGGAGCCTACTTCTGGCTGGGTGCCGATGGCGCAACGCCGTCCGCCCCTTTGCATAACGCCCGTTACGACTTTAACGATGCGCTGATTGGCGAAGGGATCGCTATCTGGACACGTCTGGCGGAAAAATTACTGCCGCTAAGATAA
- a CDS encoding 5'-3'-deoxyribonucleotidase, translating to MKRIAIDMDEVIADFHPKMVTTVNTHFSLELAHHDLNLFDLRRDKPEMLQEIFTLVTDDEDFFGDLDVIADSQRVIAELSKHYEIFITTAAMEIPTSFNAKFRWLKNHFPAIKPSNIVFCGNKSIINADYMIDDNAVNFENFRGEGILYTAPHNVQVTGYRRVKNWQEIEMLLLPENGLSR from the coding sequence ATGAAAAGAATTGCCATCGATATGGATGAAGTCATCGCCGATTTTCACCCTAAAATGGTCACAACCGTTAACACGCATTTCTCGCTGGAACTGGCGCATCACGATCTGAATTTATTCGATCTGCGTCGGGATAAGCCCGAGATGTTGCAGGAAATATTCACGCTGGTGACGGATGACGAAGATTTCTTTGGCGATCTGGATGTTATCGCCGACAGCCAGCGCGTTATTGCAGAACTCAGCAAGCACTATGAGATATTTATCACCACCGCCGCAATGGAGATCCCCACCTCTTTTAACGCGAAATTTCGCTGGCTGAAAAATCATTTTCCGGCGATCAAACCCAGCAATATTGTATTCTGCGGCAACAAAAGCATTATCAATGCTGACTATATGATCGACGATAACGCGGTGAATTTTGAAAACTTTCGTGGTGAAGGCATTCTCTACACCGCGCCGCATAATGTGCAGGTTACCGGCTATCGCCGGGTAAAGAACTGGCAGGAAATTGAAATGCTGCTGCTTCCGGAGAACGGCTTATCACGATGA
- a CDS encoding flavin reductase family protein, protein MSRSRHSYQPRLGHGLPHDPLNAIIGPRPIGWISSQSAAGVRNLAPYSFFNCFNYQPPIIGFSSQGWKDSVANIAETGEFVWNLATRELAVAMNESSASVASDQDEFALAGLTALPGTQVNVSMVAESPVNFECKLTQLIQLEDASGKKLEQWMVLGEAVAIHIDHQLLEEGIYQTAKANPILRAGGPSAYYAISEDLRFDLVRPDARKS, encoded by the coding sequence ATGTCGCGTTCACGCCACTCTTATCAACCCCGTCTGGGCCACGGCCTGCCGCACGACCCGCTAAATGCGATTATTGGCCCGCGCCCGATTGGCTGGATCAGCTCACAAAGCGCCGCTGGCGTGCGTAATCTCGCGCCTTACAGTTTCTTTAACTGTTTCAATTATCAGCCGCCAATTATCGGTTTTTCCAGCCAGGGCTGGAAAGACAGCGTGGCGAACATTGCTGAAACCGGTGAGTTCGTCTGGAATCTGGCGACTCGCGAACTGGCCGTGGCGATGAACGAAAGCTCCGCTTCCGTCGCAAGTGACCAGGATGAGTTCGCCCTTGCCGGGCTGACAGCCCTTCCCGGTACGCAGGTGAACGTCAGTATGGTGGCGGAAAGCCCGGTCAATTTCGAATGCAAACTGACCCAGCTTATTCAGTTAGAAGATGCCAGCGGCAAAAAATTAGAGCAATGGATGGTGCTGGGGGAAGCGGTGGCTATTCATATCGATCATCAACTGCTTGAAGAAGGGATTTATCAGACCGCCAAAGCGAACCCTATTTTACGCGCTGGCGGCCCGAGCGCCTACTATGCGATCAGTGAGGATTTACGCTTCGATTTAGTCCGCCCGGATGCCCGTAAATCCTGA
- the rlmF gene encoding 23S rRNA (adenine(1618)-N(6))-methyltransferase RlmF, whose protein sequence is MKNIAEKSQLHPRNRHRGRYDFPALIASHPPLAAFVAVNQYGDESVNFADPAAVKMLNQALLHHFYQVENWSIPDGFLCPPVPGRADYVHHLADLLAEDNRSVVPRNINVLDIGCGANCIYPLIGYREYDWRFTGSEVNEEAMRSANAIIAANPGLNRGVRLRRQKDPQAIFSGIIHKNEQYHAVICNPPFHASASEAQQGTQRKVRNLGLAKNSPLNFGGQQDELWCEGGEKAFIARMIAESQTFARQVVWFTSLVSRKENLPEIWRALEDAEVAAFRTVEMAQGQKQSRFIAWTFLEKPARERQMSRV, encoded by the coding sequence ATGAAAAACATCGCCGAAAAAAGCCAGCTTCATCCCCGTAACCGCCACCGTGGCCGCTACGATTTTCCTGCGCTGATTGCCAGCCATCCGCCGCTGGCCGCCTTTGTGGCAGTGAATCAGTATGGCGATGAGTCAGTTAATTTTGCCGATCCGGCGGCGGTAAAAATGCTGAATCAGGCGCTGCTGCACCATTTTTACCAGGTCGAAAACTGGAGCATTCCCGATGGTTTTCTCTGCCCGCCGGTGCCGGGTCGTGCCGATTACGTCCATCATCTGGCGGATTTGCTGGCAGAAGATAACCGCTCCGTTGTGCCACGCAACATTAACGTGCTGGACATTGGTTGTGGCGCGAACTGCATCTATCCGCTAATTGGTTATCGCGAATATGACTGGCGCTTTACCGGCAGTGAAGTTAACGAAGAGGCAATGCGCTCGGCAAATGCCATTATCGCAGCCAATCCTGGTCTGAATCGTGGCGTTCGCCTGCGTCGCCAGAAAGATCCTCAGGCCATCTTCAGCGGCATTATTCATAAAAATGAACAGTATCACGCGGTGATTTGCAATCCGCCGTTCCACGCGTCGGCCAGCGAGGCACAGCAGGGAACGCAGCGTAAAGTTCGTAACCTGGGCCTGGCAAAAAATTCGCCGCTGAACTTTGGCGGCCAGCAGGATGAGCTGTGGTGCGAAGGGGGCGAAAAAGCCTTTATCGCGCGTATGATTGCCGAAAGCCAGACCTTTGCCCGTCAGGTTGTCTGGTTTACCTCACTGGTCTCACGCAAAGAAAACCTGCCGGAAATCTGGCGTGCGCTGGAAGACGCCGAGGTGGCCGCCTTCCGTACCGTTGAAATGGCGCAGGGACAGAAACAGAGCCGGTTTATCGCCTGGACTTTCCTGGAAAAACCGGCTCGCGAACGTCAGATGTCTCGCGTTTAA